DNA sequence from the Candidatus Kaistella beijingensis genome:
TATCATTAAATGAGTTTATCAAGCACTTTATTAATGACTATCAAGAAAATGAAGAAGAAAGCTGTGCAAATGAACAATTGTCAGATCAACAACATGTTTTGCAAATTGCCGCATAAAAATTGACAAACAAGAAAAACACCTTGCACAATCCAAACTTTTTTCGTAATGTAACTATCTTTGTAACCTTGCAATATTTCAAAAAAAGGATTTTCACTTTATCTTTGCAACGTAATCATCAGGAGATTCCGCCAAGACGGAACACCAACCGAGAGTTAACCTTCCACGGTGGTAAAGAATGAGGGCAGACCTGCCAAAAAAAGGTTATTTTCCTTATGTTTCTGCGGTTTCCTGATGATTTTTGTAATGATTTTTTAAAACAAAATCCTATGAAAGACTGCATTATTTATGTGAAAAAAGAGGAGCATCATCTCATCGGGAACGTCAATATCGGACTTTCTCATTTGGTGGAAGTTAAAATAATTTCACCTTATGCAGGATTAACGCTCTGCGCTTCATCTTTGGATCAAGAAGAATGGAACGAAGATCAACAAAAAGAAAATGCTGAAAGACTTCTTTTCGACTGTTTCAAAATTTCACAATTGATGGAAAATAAAAAGCAGTTGATCAAATCGGATTTTCATCAGTTACTTCATAATCTGAACACTTTTAACAATCATAAATCTGAAGATTATGCACGAAACCGAGATGAATTGATGCGGGTTTTTCTCCGGACACACTTCAGTGAACTTTGTGGAAATGATTCAATGCAAGACGATTACGGAACGCAGATTTTTATTTTTCTCAACACTTATTTTGCTTTGAATGGAAAATGTGTGGAACTGAATCTTTCTTCCTTGATGCAAAATCAACCCGAACCACCTCCATTTGCATCACTTGAAAATTTACTGAAAGAATATCTTACAAAATCCGAAGAACAAAGAATTGAATTGCTTGCACAGCACATCATCAACAATCAAAAAAGCAAATACAGTTGGTTTTTATCACAGGAATTTCTCATCAACAATTAATTTATAATAATGACAGAAAATATCAACAAAACACAACAGGTTTACCGAATGACATTAAGCGGCTATTGGCGCGAAACGGAAGAATGTTACGCCGTCAATCAGTCGGATGACGACCGCTACATAGAACTGCAATTTCTGTGTCCTTTCAACGGTTTGACCGTAGAATTTTATAGAGAAGAAGGTTTCAATTTACTTGAAAAAACACAAACCGTTTATGACCTGATGACTGGACTTTTCTACGCTTTTGATTTCATTTATGGTAATGGCGATACAATCAGATTCAAAGAAAATTTCGAAAAGGCTGTCAAGAAGTTCAAAGGAAAAAAAAGCAGGGTTAAGATTGAAAAGTTACACAGAAAACGTCTTGCCTATTGGATGCTAAGACATTTTGAACCTCAACACATCAGCGTCCATCTCCGCAGACAAATTGACCAAATGCTTAGGTCACTTTTGAGAGAAGGCAAATTTGAATATCGTGCGCAATATCCGGCATCATTTGTAAAGAATTTTCTATTGATGGGAAAAATGGATGAAATTGATTTGGACGGTTTTGCGGAAACTATGAAATACAATGAGTTTTTGAATTTACCCGAAGACCGAAAAATGAATCTTTATATCGAAATGATAACTGGAAGAAATACAGGATACAACGAATATCTTCAGGAATGGTGGGAAGAACGAAATAGCGAAAATCAATAATAGTCAAAACAATGGAAAAAATATTTGTACAATGGATGTTCGGACAGTTTTTAGTTGCCAAGGTCACCTATCACAAAAAGCATTTTGTGGAATTCGAAGTACTATATCCATTTAGTGTTATTAAGGGAGACTTTTTCAGTGAGGATGTAGATTTCACCAATGAAGAAAACTGTTGGATTATTAAGAATTTCATTAACAGGGTTGTTTTTATACACCTGCAAATAGCCACCGGACAAAGGATATGGAAGACGGAAATACAGGATCCCAATTGGTTTACGAATGGGGCTACAAGAAGACAGTTAGTGGAACTGGTACATCAAGAAAAACATCATTGGTGGGAAGAAGATTATATAAAGTTCTTCAGTAAGAAAACCATTGAAAACATGATGACCCGAATCAATCACTGTCTTCAAAATCCTACCCAAAATTTCATTGCAGAAGATTTTGAAATGGAGCGTGAGAAGACTATTAATAAGATGAAAAGCATTATTTTGAAACAAAAAGTAAAGGAAGTTTACATTTATTTATGCGACAGGAGGTTTGACCGGGAACTAAAAAATTTCCACAAAAAATTAGAATTCAAGGGCGGTGATGATCCTGATTATGAACTCGCACTTGCCTTGACAGAATCTTCATATTCCTATCCCGATGTATGTTTAACAACCCATTCTGATCTATTAAGAAAGGAATTTGAAAAGAAGCCAATGGCCGAAAAATTATCATTTTATAACGAACGGACAGACAGGGAATATTGGAATCCGTATTTCGATTTGGCCAAAGAATGGCTACAGAATAACAAGCGAATTAAAGAATTTAACGTATTGCAGGATACAATAAAAGTTAATCTTTATAACCAAATGATCAATGGCAAAAACACAGGGTATAATGATCTTTTGCAACAATGGTGGCTCAACAGATATTGAAAATGAAGCCTAAACGAACAGTTTAAAAGAAAATTTTAAAAAAAATATATTAAAAAACTCATGAAATTTACCAACACAGGAAATAAGGCTACCATTCGATTAACTGATGGGATCGTCATAATGTTAAGTGAATGCTCCAAAGATGATTTAGAATTTTTGTTAAATACTGATAATGAAAATGCCGTAAAAGAAAGATTTATACCGGGTTTAAAACCCTTTGAAAAAACTCAGAAAGTTGCGGACCAAAAAAATGACTGCGACGAAAAAAAAGAAATTGCAAAAAAGAAAATAAAATGGAAAATCAAAACTACAAATACGCAGAAATTTTAGCAAAACTCACCAATCAGGAGCTGACTGAACGCTTCAACCTTGAGGTTGGAAATCAAGGCTGGGGAAATGCAAGAGCGGCGTATTTGAGCAGTCTGCACAATGAACTTCTGAGAAGAAATTTTGATGCAAGTTTATTCGCTAATGAGAAGACCATGTCGTTGGCAAGAAAAGTGAAATTTGAAGGAGGAAAAGTGGTGTTTTCGGAGTAAGAACCTCAGGAAATACTTCACTTCATCTCCGCTTATCACCCGAGCTTTCATCATACCCAAAAAGATTAAACATCTCCCTCATTCTGGAGCGAAGACGATTCCCGTAGATCAACTCTATTTCTCCGGCGGTAAGATTTGTGGTGAGATGAGTTATGATTCCTTTTTCCTTGAAAATATCGTAGCGCGTTAGGAGAATTTCCGCCATTACATTGCAGTCGTTGCCGAAATATTTGGAGGCAGATTCGCTACCAAGATCATCAAAACAATAGTTTTTTGGAGTGCGATAATCATTGTATAGACTACCACGAGAATATTTTTCCAAAATTTCGTAACCAGACTGCATAAATTCTGAAACAATTTGGCGTGTAGAAGCCATCAGAAAATTTTTTCTTCCTTTAGGCAATTTTCGCATCAGTTGGAAGAGTGTGGTTTTTCCGCAGCCGATTGGTCCCGAAAGCATAATGCCTTTTTTGAGGTCGATATTCATTTCTTTCGCCAATATTTCGTCCTCAAGAAACCAAGCGAGCATTGACAAAATGATGGTTTTTTCGTTTTTTGGAATTTCGAAATTTTTTCCTAGATGTTCTGTTCCCACTTTTAAGAGCCACTCCACTATTTTAGAGTAATCATAACTCATCTTTGTAGGATTTATTGGTAGTTGCATTGAGATGATTTGCTTTTAACTCCACTCCGTTCACGGAACTTGTGAAATTTGCGTTATTATTGAATTTTTTCGAATTTAAAAGCCAATTTCTCGCAGCGGCTTCCCAATTTTTCATCTTGGATTTTCCGCCGACGAGCCAACCATTGCTTTCGTAATGATTGAAAAACCTTTCGGCTTCAAGTTTTGTGGAATCCTTTTCCAGAAAATACATTTCAACTTCTGAAATATTCGGTGGAACTTCAACCGACCTATTTTTTTTCTTTAAAAGCAAATTTTCTTCATCAAAAATTCTTGAGTCCTCATTGTCTTTAAAATGTTTATTGTTTAAAGAGTTTATACTGTTTATAGAAGGTATCAGTGCTTGTTCAGAACCTGTATCGATTTTGATATGCATCCTGTTCTCTACCTGTTCAGAGGCTGATTGTTTTTTGATACGCTTCATATTCAAATTTTGAATTGCCTCAGAATTATCAAAACTAAATAGGTTCACCAAACTCCCTTTGTATGGATTGAATGATGGGATGTATTCAATATATCCAAATTCTTGCAGCTCTTTAATGCATTTATGGTAAGTTCCAAAAGCAGAAATTTTGCTCAGTTTCATCATTTCGTTTCGCGAAATACTGATTGGATTTCGAAAACGATTGAGATTCCAAAACTGAAACAAAGCAAGGTAAAGACTGATGTGAGTAGGATTCAGTCGGTTATCTTCCTGTATCTTGTCGTAAAAACCAGTGAGATGAAAAATGTAATTCATACCAAAATTATTTCTGATTCAACATTTTTTCAATGTCCTGATAATTGTAATAAATCGTTCCGCCAACTTTGGAATACTGTAAAGTTCCATTGATGCGAAGTGTTTGTAAAGTTCCAGAGGAAATTTTCAGAAGTTTTCTAACTTCGTTAGATTTTAACCATTTTTTATCCTGCGCTTTTTGGGAGAGCATTTTCTTCAAATCTTCCAAAAGTTCAATTTTAAATTCTTTTAGGTCTTCTTTCGTAATTATATCTACAGCCATAATATTTTTTATGCAAATTTCAATCGATTTGTATTCTAAAACAATAGTGTTCATGCGGTGTGGGCTAAATAAGAACAATTTAGACGAGTTTGGAATCTCGGAAGATTAAAAAAGAATAATTAAGATGAATTTAGATTCTTGAACCCAATTTTTGAAAGAAAAAACAAGTTCCGCAGTTTTTCCCCTTTTTCAAAAGGCAAGATTGTTTTTGTATCAGCAACTTGAAAAGTTGTATATACAAAGACACATCTTGCAATAAAATTCTTATAGCAAGATGAAGATTTTTCAGAGGTCTGAAAATGCTTTATGGACGCTAGTTTTTGGCTTTGTCTCCTTAATTTTAAAATTGATTGGCTTTTAAAGAAAAAACAC
Encoded proteins:
- a CDS encoding AAA family ATPase: MQLPINPTKMSYDYSKIVEWLLKVGTEHLGKNFEIPKNEKTIILSMLAWFLEDEILAKEMNIDLKKGIMLSGPIGCGKTTLFQLMRKLPKGRKNFLMASTRQIVSEFMQSGYEILEKYSRGSLYNDYRTPKNYCFDDLGSESASKYFGNDCNVMAEILLTRYDIFKEKGIITHLTTNLTAGEIELIYGNRLRSRMREMFNLFGYDESSGDKRR
- a CDS encoding transcriptional regulator gives rise to the protein MNYIFHLTGFYDKIQEDNRLNPTHISLYLALFQFWNLNRFRNPISISRNEMMKLSKISAFGTYHKCIKELQEFGYIEYIPSFNPYKGSLVNLFSFDNSEAIQNLNMKRIKKQSASEQVENRMHIKIDTGSEQALIPSINSINSLNNKHFKDNEDSRIFDEENLLLKKKNRSVEVPPNISEVEMYFLEKDSTKLEAERFFNHYESNGWLVGGKSKMKNWEAAARNWLLNSKKFNNNANFTSSVNGVELKANHLNATTNKSYKDEL
- a CDS encoding helix-turn-helix domain-containing protein — translated: MAVDIITKEDLKEFKIELLEDLKKMLSQKAQDKKWLKSNEVRKLLKISSGTLQTLRINGTLQYSKVGGTIYYNYQDIEKMLNQK